taaataagactGGGACAGATGCGTAGCGTCAGTGTCTGCGATCTATATGCCAGGTTTCTGTCATTCATTTCTCTAGCAGAGACTGAGGGTTGTTTATTTTGTGATGTAGATTAGTGCACTGGGAGCATAGGGGACCACCTGCACTGCTTTTATGGTGCACAAATTCAACAAGTCAGGAATAAGCGGAAAGTTGTAGCTTAACCTTGTGCCTCTGGGCCGAGGACTGCCTAAGATGTGTCAAAGTGCAGAGGACCCAACCAGCAGGCAGAGGGAACGAGGAATTGAGAGCTGAGCGGTGGCGGAAGTGTGCGGATACCACTAGAAACATGTGACCTGAAGGAGTAAAGTACTGTTAATAAGTGAAAGAGGGAGGGCGTATTTGTTGCCCCATTCTGTCTGAACCTCAGAAAACTTTTAATCCGACGGAAGGtagtgtgttctctgtgtgtggagctctctctctctctctctgtgtgtgcagacaCACCCAGCAGGCAGATGGCTCCTTAATCATCAGTGAGCTGAGCAGCGAGGACCCTGGCCATTACACCTGCATCGCCTCCAACGCGAGGGAGAGGGACCACCGGCAACTCCAACTCAAAGTGCAGGGTGAGGAGCGAGCACGCAGCGGCCTCCCTGCTGCAACACAACCCCTCACACAGCAACAGCTAAtaaaagaacatttacaaatcaaGTGCAATCTCTATGCCATGCTCTTTCTGTGGTATTCCAAATCCTGCAATGACATGACACTCTACAGTTTGGATAAACGAACATCACAGCAGACTATAGTGGCAGCACCCTGTTGCAGATCCCAATGACTGCTTTAGTTGAAGTCAGATTCAGAGCTGAAGCAGCACTAAACGGACTATTGAAGAAAACAGGTCTCTAAAACAAGCAGAGACCatctatacagctatggccaaaagttttgcatcatctagaatattaggattgagaaatacaaaaattaaaaataaaactatatgaacatcttttatttaaaatcatgaaatcaaagaaactacaaaataatatagcaaaaaagtctaccggaagccttaATGGTAGTAcagaatttcatgttagatttcaaaacgtAATTCAGTatgtaaagtaacattattcagctttatgaagcaaaattagttatttattattattatttatttcttaccagacgcccttatccagggcgacttacaattgttacaagatatcacattatttttacatacaattacccatttatacagttgggtttttactggagcaatctaggtaaagtaccttgctcaagggtacagcagcagtgtcccccacctgggattgaacccatgaccctccggtcaagagtcaagagtccagagccctaattctatagggtgatgcaaatcttttggccatagctgtagctgaGTCTTATCATCTTGTTCATTTTATGCAGCAGTAATATATTTGGCATGTAAATatccaatacatttaaaaaacaaacaaacaaaaaaaaaacatttaacatacTGTAGGGGGCATGTGGGACCCCAGGCCAAAACTTGCAAAGTAAACTTTTGTTCTCCATTTCAGGGGAGCTGAAAATCACCACAGCCCCGAACAACGTGCAGGTCTCGGAGGGAAGCAGCACCCAGCTGCCCTGCATCGTGACAGGCAGCAACGTGAACGTGCGCTGGTCTAGGTGAGAGGGCAGCACCTCTGAtccggggagggggagggggagggggagggggagggggagggggagggacacacagctggGTTAGAGCGCTGgttcagagagaggagagggggggcaCAGCTGGGTTAGAGCGCTGGtccagagagaggagaggggggcacAGCTGGGTTAGAGCGCTGGtccagagagaggagagggggggcaCAGCTGGGTTAGAGCGCTGGtccagagagaggagaggggggcacAGCTGGGTTAGAGCGCTGgttcagagagaggagagggggggcaCAGCTGGGTTAGAGCGCTGGtccagagagaggagaggggggggcaCAGCTGGGTTAGAGCGCTGGtccagagagaggagagggggggcaCAGCTGGGTTAGGGCGCTGGtccagagagaggagaggggggcacAGCTGGGTTAGAGCGCTGGtccagagagaggagagggggggcaCAGCTGGGTTAGAGCGCTGGtccagagagaggagaggggggcacAGCTGGGTTAGAGCGCTGGTCCGGGTGAGAGGGCAGCGCCTCTGATCCGGGCACAGCTGGGTTAGAGCAGAAAGGGAGAGGGACTTTCACTCAATTTCTTTGCTCCTGTTCTTTAGCTACAACCAATAGGCCTGCCTCCCAGTCTATACAGCGGGCTATGGCTGGTTTTGCCGACCCAGATTATAACTAGTCTTGCCTTAGGAAAGGTAATGCAAGATTAGTGCCAGTTTGCCATTTTTTTGCCGTTACATCagcattgtttgtattttttatattttaaagacagGGGTGTTAGTGTTGTCCTCCAAATACTACCCCGAACATCAATACTGACCAGTTGCAGTCATAATTTACCAAAGCATTTTACACAGGGCTGTAGTTTCACCCCTTTCCTCCGCTCCCACAGAAACGGGGTCCCGGTGCGGTCGGACGGGCGTCACGTTCTCGTCTCGCAGGACGGCAGCCTGATCCTGAACAACGTGCAGCGCGTGGACGAGGGCTCCTACACCTGCAACGCATACACGGGCTCCCACTCCGTCAGTGCCAGCGCGGAGGTCAGGGTCATCAAGAACACCGCGCAGGGTCAGTGAGTCAAACTACACTACAGCAGTCTATTTAGAACAGAGAAGGCAGTATTGTGGATTTTATAGAGACAGCGCCCAAAGCTAATTTAGATGTATGGAAGACACCTTTGTCAAACTATCAATGCCCAGGCAAAAATAATCACAGCACGATACCTCACATACTACCTCACTtggaagaaacaaaaacaaacaaacctgaaaatgtaattttgtctTTGTATTTCCAGCCCCGCCATCCAGATCCAGCAGTGCAGAGTGCATCGACCAGCCTGAGCTTGCTAACTGTGACCTGATCGTGTACGCCAAGCTGTGCAGCAACGAGTACTACTCCAGCTTCTGCTGCGCCAGCTGCTCCAGACACACCGAGCAGGGTTAGAGACACTCGCCCGGGGGCCGAGcacagggagggaggggcagCGGTGAGCACCAGCATCTGAGGAATCCCATCCCAAGCAGGGCAGCACAGGCTTTTCATACCGACTAATCCACAAGGATCCAGCCCTTCACACTTACAGAACAGGGTGCAATTTAGCAACTTTAAGAGCAGACAAACAAAagcagaaaaacaagaaaaacaaaattcaatCCTACAGCTAAACAATTCAATAAATAATTTTGTTCCATACTACTTTAAGTAATGTGTCGTGTTAGTGTTCAAATGGTATTTCAGAAGATAGGCAGACTCATAAAACAGGTTGCAACAGATCCTGCTTACCTATTAGAGTGATTAGAATATTAAATAGACAACGATCACACATCAAAATACTGTACTGATTTAGCAATGCaagttacaaataaaatgtagtaGTATTCAGCCATTGATCAAAACTAGAGAAACATAATGTGTGTCCTTTGTATGCAAGTCTGAAGGCTATTTTCTGCTCAACACTagctggaaagatttaataaaatatacattgtcAGATTCCcttgaaataataatttaattcaaTTCCCCCAAACTTATCCATGTTGTTGGCTTACTTATGTCTTACTAAACCACAACATGATACCACTATATCCAATCCACTACATTAAGCAGTTTCTCTGTGCAGAGGAAAACCTCACCTAGTATCAGATACTAACTGCATAATGCTTTAAAACTCCCAACCACCAGCACACAGGCAGTGATTATGGAGGAGGGCGGCACAAGGTGATAGAGCAACATGTGGATGAGCGGTGACTGGAAATCCTGCCCCCTCGCCACAGCTTCAACCTCCCTGAAGGGCACTTTCTGtctcatttttaattttaaaacatttaaacccAACTGGGCAAAATCTGGCACTGGGCTttcctggggggaaaaaatgataaATTGAAGATGTACACTGTTGTAAATGATCATTTGAACTTTAAAGAAACAAAGGCATCTCTAAAGATTGACATgctattttttaaaagacaagcCCCAGGTAAAGGAATATTTAGAATaagtttttttgtatataatgcaatattttaggtacttttttaataaactgtacaaATGGCAAGTCTAATGTAGTTAAACTCTGCAGCAGTTCCATCTTGTAATTTTCTATAAAAGCACATCTCCAGGTATAAGGTTGGCTTGGGCAGTCTCATGCCTGCAATACTAGGTTTAAATAAGGAAATAAATGTTAATGTCCATTTAACAGAGCACATGAAGTGTTGTCTTTCTTATTAGTCTAGGGTGAggattggggggtggggggtgcaggAAGGGATCATATACATGCTTGATCCATTGCTTCTGAGTGTTGGGCATAGTGATGCAGGACTCTTGGCTCCAGATTTAAAGCTCAGCGGGAAACAATTTATCCAAATTTACCTGGGGTGCCAAAAGGTCCTTTCTGCTAAAGGGCTTTATCCTTTAGTCCAGTGGCCTCCCTGAACTGCTCCAGGACAGTTGGAAACTACAGTAAGTGGAGTTAGACTtgttagtcatgttgttgaggcagaatcacttggatccttttaAGACACAAATTCTGAggtcaatcagctactaggagccAGACTACATTAAATGTgcagaatggcctcctttcattcGAAAATTAGTTCTTATATCATCTTGAAAATGCACATTTTGAAGTTAGATTATGATCACAGTCTCATAAAATCTGAACCACCAACCAAAAGTCACCACAAATAACCAACAGAGAGACCCTAAGGAATTCAATCCCATCAGTTGCATTTTCAGAAATAAAATCCATCTCtgcacacaataataaaaacccAGACTGCAGAGGTTTGTTTCTGCCACCATCTTTTATTCAAtctgttgaaaaaaaagttgAAGGATTCAGATTACAGTAATTGTAAGGCTTATATTGAAGAGAAAGGGAGGGGTGTGCATGTGTCGCAGAGCCCTtactttaaagttattttaaatgcatttcatattttataaaCCAAATGGATTAAAGTGAATGGAGGTTTCAGAAGACTCTGGGGCTTGTAGCTGCAGATAATTCtgtacccatttttacagttacTATTGAATTTGTTTATTTGCAACTTCTTTGTATACATCCTtttgtaggaaaaaaaaacaaaacaaaaatgtacacaGATAGTATTCAATTTGACAATAGTGTTAAAAGCCATAAAAAGCCATTAAGACTACACCAAATAGACTCTGGGGCAAAGGAAATAGTAAAAAgaacaaagtgaaaataaaagacaatgctGCTTCTGGATTCAATCCATTGTGACAATACTGCTCTCCGAGTAAATACATAGGTGCTAGAGTTACTGGTCATGATTGTTGCTGCAATTTAAAGCTACTTACACTACATGGTGTCCAATCAGGGGACAACAACAAAAATACCCTCCCTCCCATTTACAATAGAATCAGTGATAAATCAATCTCTCTATATACACATTTCACATCGCTAGTCCTCACCTTTGGCAAGATCACTTACAACTCGTCTCTGTTTAACTCCAcaactatttaaaatatactaaatgcataaaaataaagattttggCATTCtctcccatatttttttttttttaaacctctaaACATAGCATGGAAGCTCAAGTGTCCTGTTCAGTGCTGCGGCCTCTTAGATATGGGGGCTTTAGTATCCCACCTCTGCCTGCAGGGGGCTCTGTAACTAACAAGAAAGGACTGGAGAGGTGATCATACCATTTTCAGGGCACTCATGGGTCCTTTTAAAAACACCACCAACCCCACCCTAGGATCAGTTTCACGATCCCCGTGTCGCTGCGACACATCCACAAGTGTCTAGTCGGAAAAAGGTTTCGGATGCTGCTTTTGGGaattcaaaaaaagaaaacaaaacgaaaGCAAGCAGCTCTTCATTCCCGTTTTCCACCTTCAGTAGATACAGTATTtagattttattatatatttttttaaatgactgtccAGTTTACAAGTTCACTCTGCAGCAGAGGGCATCCTACCCCGTGCCTGCTTTTTAAAGTTCGATCTCAAAGGTTTTCTGTAGGTCAGTGGAGAAGGGGTTTGTGCCTGGACCTGCTCTCCAGTGCCACCCACTGGGCCTCGAAGGGGTCGATGGGCTGAGCAGAGGAGGGCTGGCTCCAGCTTTCAGCTCCGTTGAAAGCAACGGTTCCATTGGGCTGCGGTGGCGGTTGCAGCTGTTGCTGAGCTGGTTTGTAGAAGGGGCTTGTGTTGGATTGCACCTCGTACTGGGGGAACGAATTCTGTCTGGGGAAGTTAGCTGGAGAGGGCTGCGAGATCACCTGGGGGTGTGTGGCAGTGCCAAAGACATTTGCCACCATCTGGGAGGGGGTGATGCCCACCACAGGGACGCTGGGCTGCCCGTACGGGATCCCATTCGCCAGAGAATAGCCctggggaggagggaggaaggcAGGCTGCTGTCTCGGGGGGATCATAGGCACAGCTGCTGGCGGTGGACCCATGAAAGTGTTGATAGGAAAGGGCTGTGCTGGCAGAGGCATGGCCATACCAACAGGAGGCACGCCTGGCTGCTGTTGGGCTCGGACCGTCTTGGATACCTCTTCAAGCCAGCGGTCTGCCTCTGAGGGGGTCCTCCTGTGAGTCAGCTGTTTTCCGCCTAGAAGCGAGAAAGGTGCACATCAAAAGCAAAAATCATACATGTCCAGACACATGTGCACAGGCTTATCTGACTTCCTAGAGCTGTGCCGCAGTGCACACTGGCAGGTATACAGCAGTGTGAGTGCACCAAATCCAAAACAGCATGCATTGTTAGTTAACCTTCACCCATGCCATGACTAGGGGTttaatattttcttaaaacaCAACTTGCCTTAATAAACCTTCTCCCCCTGAGCTCCAAGGGTTGTGAGGCAGAATATCTAACTGAGCACAGCatctttctcccctctcccctccccaagGAGCTCACCTGGGTTAGCAGTGGCACTGGGTCCTTGAGCCCAGGGGTTTGTGTCACGGGCAGGCAGTGGTGGTGGTGCTGCTGCCGCCACCACAGCGGCAGTGCTGACTGGGTTAGCAACAGGCAGGGGGAAGGCAGAGGCAGCACCATTAACTAGAGCAGCAAACAGGAAGGGGTTAATCCAGCACAGGCAAGAACCCCAAAAcaccccccccctcccgcacatgcaaaaaaaataaaataaacctggcAGGCAAACATCCACGCCTTGAATCGCAGCTGTGCCTCGGGAAAAGCTTCAATTAGTGGCTGTTTAGTGCAGAGATATTGCTCCTTCTACCTGGTTAATGGTATTAGTGTTAATACAAGACTAATGCGAAGGTGTAATGAAGGAGGAGCAGGCTGTACCTTGAGCAGCGGGAGACTGTGGAGAGGAGGCAGGCTTGGACATGGGCGCTGATGAGAAGGGGTCCTCAGGGTGGGCACTGAAGGCAGTGGTGATCTGGGAGCACAGGGAGCTGATACTGTCGGCTTCCCCCTCAACCTCGGGGACTGCCAGGGAGAGAGTCAGGGTGGAGGGTGAGAAAGTAGAAGacgatggatggatggatgggtgggttGGGGTGAAGAGGGTGGGTGGGGATGTTGAGGGTGGGTGGGTGGATGTGGGTGGGCTGAGGGTGATGGGGATGGATTAGTGGGGTGAGGAGAGTAGGTCGGTTGGGGTGAGGAGGAGGATGGGTGGGTGGGGATGATGAGGATGgatgggtggggtgggggtgatgAGGATGGATGGGTGGGGTAGTGTTGGAGTGTTAGGGATGgatgggtggggtgggggttgatgaggatggatagatggatgggtGTGGTTGGGATGATGAGGATGGATGGGTGTGGGGTGGTGTTGGAGTGGTAAGGATGgatgggtggggtgggggtgatgAGGATGGataggtggggtggggtgggggtgatgAGGATGGATGGGTGGGGGGTGGCGTGGTGATGAGGATGAGGACGCATGGAGGACAATGAATCTCATGAATCTATAAAGAACAACTCATTTACTGAAtagaaaaccattttaaaagaCACAAAGTATATGTATAATTAGGATTTTCTTATGTGTCAAACGGTATGCATATGTTTGCAGTATGCATGTACAGTTTTGCAAATGTATGCATGGTGCATCAAAAAAGTATTCAAAACCACCCCTGCTGGTTTTGGTGAGGCTTGGGGGTGTGACATTGTTTTATCCCACTACTCTGCTTCCTTAACAAATAtccttgaataaaaaaaacaacatccctcaagcaaataaataaaatgtttataatagAGCAGTTGTCTTGAAATTAGCAGTGCTACCACAAAAAGGAATGTGGAAtaacatttaattgtatttatcatctatctaatctatctatctatagagatATAGATATCAAGACAGTAAGTACAGTGGCACCTGCTTATTTACTATGCTGAATTATAGGGTGGGTTATGTGTTCTTCATTTCACCCCATGAATTGAATTTCTGAACTAGTGACTGATGCACCTTTTTTGGCAGTCATCACTGCAGAAATCTTTGTATGGACATGACAAAAGGGGATCTTTTACATAAACATCAAATGATGCTGGTAAGTGTTTCACAATCCCATCACCTTTCAAGGGATCAGCTTATCAGGAGGCATGCagaatacatattaaatatacaGCATCCACTGAACCGAAACTTGCATGTATATTGCTGTTGGTGCAAATAAAGAGGCAAGACCATGGATTTTGAAACCTTGGTAATCCCAATGCCTTACCAGAGTTCGTGATGGGAAAGTCTGACTTGCGCTGCACAGTGGAGGGCAGCTCGTTCATGCGCAGGGAGAGCTGTCGTTTGAAGGGGGAGGTGTTCTGGCCGAGGGCGGGGAAGCCTCTGAAGGAGCCCTGGCGAGCGAGGGCCTCCATTGGGGCGTGGCGCCGAGGGATGGCGTGGGGGTTGTTGTCCTGGGGGCCAGCGGCTGGGGGGGACGAGGAGGGAGAGGGATGGGTGGGAGTTGGAGCCGTTGGGTtcaccacagcagcagcagtagttgtGTTTGTACTTGGGGGAGCGGGGGTCTTTACATCCGCTTCAGCTGTGGACAACACACATGTAAGCATCAACAAATGTGTCTCAAATGTAAACCTAATTTCCCTGTATTTCTATTGTATGTAGTGAGGTTAACAAGAAGTGGGCCTATAAAATCACTGGGATAAtatagagttaaaaaaaaacacttctttaGATTCACCTCCATTTAGACCCCACTGTCTGAAACACACAATTACAGTTACGTTAAGATAAGAAACAGCTCTGGCTTGAAATTTTAACATTCGATAATTTGCTAATTTGGTTCACTCAGTTAGGTTGCGTTGACAGTACAATTGGACGAGTCATATTGTTCCTGTACAAAAGCCTTTTGCTAATTCACTATCTCATGTGTTTTTGATGTGCATGCAGAGCACTGTATTTCAGGAATGAAAAGCATGTGCTCTCCATCACCCAGACAGATACCTTTCTTGGCATCCTGAATCTGCCTCATGATCTCCTCCCGCTCAGCCTGCTCCGTTGCCGTGGTGACCCTGAAGGAGCCCTCGCGGGTGAAGGTGGTTCTGTTGGCGTCAAAGGTAGCCGTCACCCCGcactccttctctctcttctgCTTTTTCTCCAGGCAGGCGGCAAAGGCACAGCCCACCGCATGGCTCAGACGCTCCCCCTGGGAACAGGCACTGAAGCTTAGATCATGCAGCATAATGTGAATGCTGCTTGCAAATGCTGCAGTACATGCATGAGGAATGAGCGTGTGTAACTGTTGGGAAAGGTCAGAAACTCACAGAGTCCTTGACAGCCATGAAACAGTGACAGATCCAGCGGCGCGTGGTGCCATCCCTGCAGATGTATGAGAAGGCCCGGTCGAAGTTCCGGTCTGGGGCACAGAAAGACACCTTCTCTATCGTCTGGTCCAAAATCAGGTCCtgtgaaaaagagaaaaaataaaaaacacaatcattatcattaaaattaaaaaaagagtagGCAAAGACTGCTTGCGAATCAGTAATTTGCACACGTGTTCACCAAGCACATCCCATCAGCTCTACCAAATTCCACTGTGACAAACTTACTTGCAACAGGTAGAAGTAACTTTTTTATGATACAGGGATGCTGCCATTGATATGAACTGTATGAAATGGATTGGACAGTTCATTGTACTGAAGGTGCAGCATATCTGTGGTGTTTCTATTCGTGAACCACCCCTGTATGTCTCTTGTTTATACCAATCTATGTCACTCAGCCACAGTCTCTAGGCAAAGTCATTCAGTTAACCTCTAACCTAGTTATTGGGAACctttatttaaaagtatatataatGACAATGAGCTGGTTTATAACATTTCCATAAAACATACAGCATGCTAGGCAACACTGCTGTTGGAAATACAGGACTTACTTTGTCTCTGTATATACCTCATAACTATCCAAATGGGACCACCAGGGGGGAGTACAGGACAGCTAGTCAAGAATGCCAGCAGACATGTTTTCAAATTATACTTAAGGATAGAATTTTGTCAAAGTAAAATTGTCAGTCACTGCTAAAAATAGACAAATTTCACGGCTACAAAGACTTTAACttatgtaatatattttaatatatgtgtgctaaataaacatatttatttaaactgcTCCTAGTCAtgggtgctcccgagtggcgcatccagtaaaggcgctcctcgcaggatgtgccctatagcctggagatcgcaggttcgaatccaggctatgtcacagctgaccgtgaccgagagttcctagggggcggcgcacaattggctgagcgctgcccgggtagggagggcttaggacaccaggggaatccacggctcaccgcgcatcagcgacccctgtggccgatagggcgcctgtggctctgcagcggagccgccagatctgtgttgtcctccggcactataggtctggtggcattgctgtggatctgcagtgcgaaaaatgacggcttggaaggagcacgtttcggaggacgcgtgttccagcctccgtttcccgagtcggcgggggggttgcgagtggtgagccggggatacagataataattgggcatgctaaattggggtgaaaaccggggtaaaaataattggcgacgactaaatttataaaaaaaataaaaaataaataaataaataaataaaataaactgctcctAGTCAAAAGTAAACTTGTCCAATGAAAAAATGATCTGAACACTGaaattacataaaataaatgCTTTGGTGGAGAATTTTACAACAATATCCTTTTGTTAAAGGATATTTGACCACAGCTGTGGTTTTGGTATTACAAGTCTGTCATCCCTGAGCACATTGTTCTGATCAGAAGGATCGCTCTACACGGTTACAGGTCCTGCTAGAGCTGCAAATCGGGGTTTCATGCTTCTCCAGATCGGGAAACCGTCCTCCCTTGAGGTGTTGCATTATCAAGGGTATGGAGAGGTACattttctgcacaaaaggctTTGGTTAAAAAGTGTGTTTCTCCTTTAAAGCTGCTCCCTCTGCTTTCATGTTTGGTATATTGTTCTGCTAGTTGTTTAGAACTAAATTTTGCCACTTTGCTTTCATGCAGTTGTGTGTAAGATGTTTCTAACTGCTTTAACTTTGCATTGCCgcccattatttgtttattttattattatttgtttatttagcagacgcttttatccaaggtgacttacagagactagggtgtgtgaactatgcatcagctgcagagtcacttacaactacgtctcacccgaaagacggagcacaaggaggttaagtgacttgcttagggtcacacaatgagtcagtggctgaggtgggatttgaaccgcggagcacctggttacaaacccttttctttaaccactggaccacatagcctcctataaCATTCAAAAGACGAGTCCTGCTTGCATCCTATTTTCAAGCTGAGTGGAAACAAATCAGTCAGTTCAAGGGTTCCATGAAAGCAGTGACCACCGTAATATAATTACAGTGCTGTGataaagtatttgccccgtctgattttctgcatttttgcacatttttcacattgtatttggtcagatatttttgtgggttgtagtagtatatagcaggagtcagagaaaaaatgacaccaaagtttggtgcttctttcatttgtttggtgtgcaaggtaatcaaacatgcaatcttcaggtgtgaaaaccCAACCCAATTAAAGGCATAATTAAGGTctgctgtttgagtactttggttaacaaccaggcctgatttgggccagccctgcccaatataaatctgactaactttggcccttacagtcagagtgaagttgtcagcacacaggttcaaGAGGCACATCATGcaacgaacaaaagaaattcctcaagacctccggaaaaaagttgttgatgactatcagtctggaaagggttacaaagccatttataAAGCTCTGGGGCTCCCCTGAATCACAGTCAGAGCCaaattgtccaaatggagaaagtttgggagaGTAGTGAATCATCCCACGAGTGGCCGTTCTGCCAATCCTCAAGAGTTCttgaacaatgttctatggacagatgaatcaaaagtggaactttttggccgacatgggcccagttatgtctggcgaaaaccaaacactgcattccacagtaagaacctcatcgcaacggtcaagcatggtggtggtagtgtcatggtttggggatgctttgctgcatcaggacctggacgccttgccatcattgaaggaaccatgaattctgttctgtatcagagaattctacaggagaatgtcaggccatccgtccgtgagctgaagctgaagcgcagctgggtcatgcagcaagacaatgatccgaaacacacaagcaagtctacatcagaatggttgaagaacaagaaatttaaagttttggaatggcctagtcaaagtccagacctaaaccccattgagaagttgtggcaggacctgaaatgagcagttcatgctcgaaaacccacaactgtcactgagttgaagcagttctgcatggaggagtggggcaaaattcctccatggcgctgtgagagactaatcaataattacaggaagcgtttggttgcagttattgctgctaaaggtggtgtaaccagttattgagtctaagggggcgattactttttcacacaggggcattgggtgttgcataactttctttaataaataaatgaaatatgtatcaaatttttgtgttacttGTTCACTCAGTGTCCCTTTTacctaatattaggttttggttgaagatgcagaaaatcagacaggggg
The Acipenser ruthenus chromosome 18, fAciRut3.2 maternal haplotype, whole genome shotgun sequence DNA segment above includes these coding regions:
- the LOC131696477 gene encoding protein numb homolog isoform X2: MKYTCDTVSVLCCNIPTSFDSFLGRGQCSAMNKLRQSFRRKKEIYVPESSRPHQWQTDEEGVRGRKCSFAVKYLGHVEVDESRGMHICEDAVKRLKTAGKKAVKAVLWVSADGLRVVDDKTKDLILDQTIEKVSFCAPDRNFDRAFSYICRDGTTRRWICHCFMAVKDSGERLSHAVGCAFAACLEKKQKREKECGVTATFDANRTTFTREGSFRVTTATEQAEREEIMRQIQDAKKAEADVKTPAPPSTNTTTAAAVVNPTAPTPTHPSPSSSPPAAGPQDNNPHAIPRRHAPMEALARQGSFRGFPALGQNTSPFKRQLSLRMNELPSTVQRKSDFPITNSVPEVEGEADSISSLCSQITTAFSAHPEDPFSSAPMSKPASSPQSPAAQVNGAASAFPLPVANPVSTAAVVAAAAPPPLPARDTNPWAQGPSATANPGGKQLTHRRTPSEADRWLEEVSKTVRAQQQPGVPPVGMAMPLPAQPFPINTFMGPPPAAVPMIPPRQQPAFLPPPQGYSLANGIPYGQPSVPVVGITPSQMVANVFGTATHPQVISQPSPANFPRQNSFPQYEVQSNTSPFYKPAQQQLQPPPQPNGTVAFNGAESWSQPSSAQPIDPFEAQWVALESRSRHKPLLH
- the LOC131696477 gene encoding protein numb homolog isoform X1; the protein is MKYTCDTVSVLCCNIPTSFDSFLGRGQCSAMNKLRQSFRRKKEIYVPESSRPHQWQTDEEGVRGRKCSFAVKYLGHVEVDESRGMHICEDAVKRLKTDRKFFKSFFGKAGKKAVKAVLWVSADGLRVVDDKTKDLILDQTIEKVSFCAPDRNFDRAFSYICRDGTTRRWICHCFMAVKDSGERLSHAVGCAFAACLEKKQKREKECGVTATFDANRTTFTREGSFRVTTATEQAEREEIMRQIQDAKKAEADVKTPAPPSTNTTTAAAVVNPTAPTPTHPSPSSSPPAAGPQDNNPHAIPRRHAPMEALARQGSFRGFPALGQNTSPFKRQLSLRMNELPSTVQRKSDFPITNSVPEVEGEADSISSLCSQITTAFSAHPEDPFSSAPMSKPASSPQSPAAQVNGAASAFPLPVANPVSTAAVVAAAAPPPLPARDTNPWAQGPSATANPGGKQLTHRRTPSEADRWLEEVSKTVRAQQQPGVPPVGMAMPLPAQPFPINTFMGPPPAAVPMIPPRQQPAFLPPPQGYSLANGIPYGQPSVPVVGITPSQMVANVFGTATHPQVISQPSPANFPRQNSFPQYEVQSNTSPFYKPAQQQLQPPPQPNGTVAFNGAESWSQPSSAQPIDPFEAQWVALESRSRHKPLLH